TCTTCCATGACTCCACGTTCCGCGACGCGCCCGCGTCACGCGGCCCTCCTCCGCGTCCTCACCTGCGCCCTCCTTCCACTCGCCGCCTGTGAATCCCCGGAGCCTCCGCCTCCCTCGCCACCCACTCCGCGCACCCTGCGGCTGCTCCAGACGAGCGACCTGCACACCAACGTGTTCGCCTGGGACTACTTCACCGGCAAGGCGGACGCGCAGCGGGGCCTCGCCAAGGTCGCCACGCTCGTGCAGCAGGCCCGCGCGGAGAACCCCGAGTGCAACCTCCTGCTCGACACGGGCGACACCATCCAGGGCACGCCCCTGGGCACCTACTACGCCCTGGTGGACAAGACGTCCAAGCACCCCATGGCCGTGGCCATGAACGCGCTGCGCTATGACGCCATGGCGCTGGGCAACCACGAGTTCAACTACGGCCTGGACACCCTCGGCAGGTTCCAGCGCGAGCTGGACTTCCCCGTGCTCGGCGCCAACGTGCGCAAGAGCGCGGATGACGGCGAGGCCTTCACCCCCTTCCTCCTCAAGGACGTGTGCGGGGTGAAGGTCGGCATCCTCGGCCTGGTGACACCGGGCGTGACCACCTGGGAGCGCCCGGAGAACATCCCCGGCCTGAGCTTCGCGGACCCCCTGGAGACGGCCCGCAAGTACGTGCCCGAGCTGCGGCGCGCGGGCGCGGACGTGGTGGTGGTGGCCATCCACAGCGGCCCGGACAAGCAGCCCACCGGCAGCGCGAGCGATCCGACGAGCTGGCTCGTGGACTACGCGGACACGTCGAAGTGGACCGACCGCGGCAACCTGCCCGGCGAGAACCAGGCCGTGCAGATCGCCCAGCAGGTCGAGGGCATCGACGTGATGCTCACCGGCCACACCCACCAGCCCATCCCCAAGATGCTCCTGCGCAACACGAGCGGCCAGGACGTGCTGCTCATCCAGCCCAACCGCTGGGGCAGCCACCTGGGCGTGGTGGACCTGTCGCTCGTCCACGAGGACGGACACTGGAAGGTGGAGGGCAAGGACTCGCGCCTGCTCAAGGTGGACGCCAGCGTGGCGGAGGACGCGGAGGTGACGCGGCTCGTGCGCGGCTACCACGACACCACCGTCGCCTACGTCAACACGCCCATCGGCTCCACGCGCGCGGCGTTTCCCGGTGGCCTGCAGGCGCGCTACGTGGACAGCGCGCTCGCGGACCTCATCAACACCGTGCAGGAGGAGGCGGCCAAGGAGAACGGCCATCCCGTGGACTTCTCGCTCGCGGCCCTCTTCACCGACGAGGGCCAGCTGCCCGCGGGAAACCTCACCCTGCGCGACGCCTACAGCATCTACATCTATGACAACACGCTCTACGTGATGGAGATCACCGGCTCCATCCTGCGCCGCGCCCTGGAGTGGAACGCGAACTACTTCGCCCCCTGGAACACCCAGGCCCCGCCCGATGCCTCGCGGCCCCGGAGCGCCCTGACCAGCACCGTGGCCGACTACAACTGGGATTTGTACTCGGGCATCGAGTACGGGTACGACCTCACCCGGCCCGCCGGCTCGCGCCTCACCCACCTGCGCTTCAAGGGCAAGGACGTGAGCGACACGGACGTCTTCCACGTCGCCATCAACAACTACCGGGCGGGCGGCGGCGGCGGCTACACCATGTACCGCGAGGGCCGTGTGCTGTGGACCTCGGCCGATGGCGTGCGCGACTACATCGCCAGCTACGTGCGCAACCACCCCGACCTCGATCCGGACAGCGTGAACACCTGCAACTTCGTGCTCGCGCCGGACCCCTACCTCTACTTCTTCCAGGGCACGGCCAGCCCGGTGAAGTGCACGGCGCCATAGCTCACGCCGCCGGGAGTGAGGGCAGCTCGTCGCGGGGGAAACGGACCCGGAACAAGGTCCCCTCCCCCGCCTGGGAGCTCACCTCGATGACACCCCCGTGCGCCTCGACGATCTGCCGGGTGATGAAGAGGCCCAGGCCCACGCTGCCCGGAGCACCCGTCGCCCCCCGCCCCCGCCGGAAGGGCTCGAACAAGGTCGACAGCTCCTCGGCGGGAATGGGCGAGCCCTCGTTGTGGACGCTCAACTGGACCTCCGCCTCCAGGCCCCGCGACTCCACGCGCACCGCGCTGTCCACGGGGCTGTGCTGCACGGCGTTGCCCACCAGGTTGGTGATGACCTGGGCCATGCGGTCCGCGTCCCATGCGCCGTACGCGTCCCCACTCGCCAGGAAGAGGATGTGCCGCTCGGGGTGCGCGAGCTGCACTTCCTCCACCACGTGCCGCGCGAGCCCGTGCAGGTCGAGCGGTCTGGGCGACACGGGGATGCCCCCCACGCGCGCCTGGGTGGAATCGAGCAGATCCCGGATCATCCGCAGCGCCCGATCCGCCGCCGAGTAGATGCGGCTGAGCCCCTTGGCCTGCCAGTCGGTGAGCCCCTCGCGCTTGAGCATCACGCTGGCCGACATGGAGATGGCGGAGATGGGATTGCGCAGATCATGGGACACCACGGCCACCAGGTCGTCCCGGATGCGCACCGCCTGTTGCTCCTGCTGGAAGAGCCGGGCGTTCTCGATGGCCAGCGCCGTGCGATCGACGACCTCGCGGAAGAGCACGAGATCATCCTCGGAGTAGGCCGGGTTGGGAACGAACCGGTAGAGCACCATCAAGCCGAGGGTCCGCCCCGGAGCGCGCAAGGGCAGCAGGGCGACACCGTTCGGCCGCCACCGCTCGAGCTCCAGCGCTCCCTTGGGCGGCACCGCCAGGAACATGTCGCGCAGACCCGGTGCTTCGGGAGACACGAGCAGGGGCTCGTCCGAGGCCAATGCCCGGGCCGGCGCCTCGTCCTGGGTGCGCAGGGGCACCTGCATCAGGAACTGGCGGGCACTGGCCTCCAGCTCCGGGTCCCGGGCATGGAGCACCCGGGCCTCCAGCAGACGACCATCCGCGGAGACCATCCGCCAGCAGCACACGTCCCCGACGTGCTCGGCCAGTTGCCAGCACGTGGTGTCCAGGATGGACTCCAGCGACAACCGGGACTCGGCCAGGGCGCGCGACAGGCCCGCGAGCGCCACCAGGCGCGTGCGCTCCGCCTTCAGCTCGCGCACCAACCGCTCGCGATCGGCCTCGGCCTGCTGCTGCTGGGTGACGTCATGGGCGATGAGGACCCCGCCCACGGGAGTGCCATCGGGCTGGCGCAGCGGCGAGGCCGTTCCCTCCAACGTGCGCCACTGGCCATCCGGCCGGAGCACCCGCCAACGGAAGTTGGTGACGACCTCGCCCCGCACCGCCCGTTGTAGGGGAGCGTCCTCGCGCGTCATGGCCCGCCCGTCCACCGTGAAGAGCTTGTAGGGCCGGGCATCGAACGGCGCGGCCGCCTGCGCCGCGGTGGCCCCATGGTGACGCTCGGCGGCGGCGTTGAAGAGACGAACGGTTCCACTCGTGTCCGCCATGATGAGGCCCTCGCCGCTCTGCTCGATGATGAGCCGCAGCAGCGCCTTCTGGGACTCGGCCTCCTGGCGGGCCTCCGTCTCGCGCACGAGCAACTGGTTGCGCTCGTCGGTGGAGGCCTGGAGCGAGCGCGCCATCCGCTCGAAGGTGGTGGCGAAGGTCTTCAACTCCCCGGGGCCCTCGGCCGGCACCGCGACGTCGAAGTCCCCCGCCTGCAGCGCCCGCGCCGTCCGCGTGAGGTTGCGCACGGGGCGCGACAGCCGGCGCGAGAAGAGGAAGGACAGCCCCACGGTGAGCGACACCAGCGCGGCGGAGGCCTGGGCCACCCGGAGGCGCAACCTGTACGCCGGGGCGAAGGCCTCGTCATGCTCGATCTGGGCCATGATGCAGCCCCCGCCTATCTCCTCGACGTAGCGAAAGGCGTGGATGACCTGGACGCCGCGATAGTCCACCCCCGCCATCTCGTCGTCCCGGCCCTCCAGACACAGCCCGATGGGCCGCGAGTCGAGGGGATGGCTCTCCACTCCGTACCCGGGGTACTTCGGCGTCGTGAGGAAGGCGCCCTCGGGGTCTACCAGGAAGGTCTCTCCGGACATCCCCAACCCATAGCGATCCAGGAAGATGCCGTTGATGGGACCCAGGCCGAAGCGGATCCCCAGCAGGTCGTCTCCGGAGTGGACGATGAGTTCGTACACGCGCTCGAAGCCCTGTCCCGGCTCGAAGCGCACCCACTGGCCGGGCGGCAGCCGAGCCAGGGGCGCCGGATCCTCCGGTGCGGTGCCCACCCGCAGCGGCTCTCCGTGGGAGAGCTGGAGCCGCGCCCCCAGTGCCGTCTCGGTGAAGGCGAAGTCGGCGAGCGCGTCCCGGAAACACCGGGTGCGCTCGCGCTCGGGCATGGGCGCACACCGCACGCGCGTGAGGTTCAGGAAGCCCTGGGCGCGCTCACGCTGCCGGGAGAGGCGGAACTTCAGCGATTGTTCCCGTGCGTTGGCGGCGATCTCCACCGCCCGGATGGCGTCCTGCGCCACCACCTCGCGGGCGGCCCGGTAGGACAACCAGCCCAACAGCCCCGTCGCCACCACCACTGGTGTCACCATCAGCAGCAGAAAGAGCGAACGGAAGGACAGGGAACGCATGGTCTGCGCGCAAGGATTGTCACGAGCAAGACCGGCGCCAACGCATCGCGGGGCAGGGCATGGGCCCACGGGGCGACCCCGTTCGGGGTGGATCTCCTGGAAACTCCAGGGCGCGGTCACCGGTGCGGTGGATTCCGGAACTTCATCCCGTCCCCGAGGGAGGGGGGCTATGCTGCCACCCCATGTCTACTCCTCACATTTCCGCCGCACCGGGAGACTTCGCCGAGGTGATCCTCATGCCCGGAGATCCCCTGCGCGCCCGCTACATCGCCCAGCGCTTCCTCCAGGACGCACGCGAGGTCACCTCGGTCCGCAACATGTTCGGCTACACGGGCACCCACCAGGGCCGCCGGCTGTCCGTGATGGGCCAT
Above is a window of Cystobacter fuscus DNA encoding:
- a CDS encoding bifunctional metallophosphatase/5'-nucleotidase, coding for MTPRSATRPRHAALLRVLTCALLPLAACESPEPPPPSPPTPRTLRLLQTSDLHTNVFAWDYFTGKADAQRGLAKVATLVQQARAENPECNLLLDTGDTIQGTPLGTYYALVDKTSKHPMAVAMNALRYDAMALGNHEFNYGLDTLGRFQRELDFPVLGANVRKSADDGEAFTPFLLKDVCGVKVGILGLVTPGVTTWERPENIPGLSFADPLETARKYVPELRRAGADVVVVAIHSGPDKQPTGSASDPTSWLVDYADTSKWTDRGNLPGENQAVQIAQQVEGIDVMLTGHTHQPIPKMLLRNTSGQDVLLIQPNRWGSHLGVVDLSLVHEDGHWKVEGKDSRLLKVDASVAEDAEVTRLVRGYHDTTVAYVNTPIGSTRAAFPGGLQARYVDSALADLINTVQEEAAKENGHPVDFSLAALFTDEGQLPAGNLTLRDAYSIYIYDNTLYVMEITGSILRRALEWNANYFAPWNTQAPPDASRPRSALTSTVADYNWDLYSGIEYGYDLTRPAGSRLTHLRFKGKDVSDTDVFHVAINNYRAGGGGGYTMYREGRVLWTSADGVRDYIASYVRNHPDLDPDSVNTCNFVLAPDPYLYFFQGTASPVKCTAP
- a CDS encoding ATP-binding protein; amino-acid sequence: MRSLSFRSLFLLLMVTPVVVATGLLGWLSYRAAREVVAQDAIRAVEIAANAREQSLKFRLSRQRERAQGFLNLTRVRCAPMPERERTRCFRDALADFAFTETALGARLQLSHGEPLRVGTAPEDPAPLARLPPGQWVRFEPGQGFERVYELIVHSGDDLLGIRFGLGPINGIFLDRYGLGMSGETFLVDPEGAFLTTPKYPGYGVESHPLDSRPIGLCLEGRDDEMAGVDYRGVQVIHAFRYVEEIGGGCIMAQIEHDEAFAPAYRLRLRVAQASAALVSLTVGLSFLFSRRLSRPVRNLTRTARALQAGDFDVAVPAEGPGELKTFATTFERMARSLQASTDERNQLLVRETEARQEAESQKALLRLIIEQSGEGLIMADTSGTVRLFNAAAERHHGATAAQAAAPFDARPYKLFTVDGRAMTREDAPLQRAVRGEVVTNFRWRVLRPDGQWRTLEGTASPLRQPDGTPVGGVLIAHDVTQQQQAEADRERLVRELKAERTRLVALAGLSRALAESRLSLESILDTTCWQLAEHVGDVCCWRMVSADGRLLEARVLHARDPELEASARQFLMQVPLRTQDEAPARALASDEPLLVSPEAPGLRDMFLAVPPKGALELERWRPNGVALLPLRAPGRTLGLMVLYRFVPNPAYSEDDLVLFREVVDRTALAIENARLFQQEQQAVRIRDDLVAVVSHDLRNPISAISMSASVMLKREGLTDWQAKGLSRIYSAADRALRMIRDLLDSTQARVGGIPVSPRPLDLHGLARHVVEEVQLAHPERHILFLASGDAYGAWDADRMAQVITNLVGNAVQHSPVDSAVRVESRGLEAEVQLSVHNEGSPIPAEELSTLFEPFRRGRGATGAPGSVGLGLFITRQIVEAHGGVIEVSSQAGEGTLFRVRFPRDELPSLPAA